DNA from Rhinatrema bivittatum chromosome 16, aRhiBiv1.1, whole genome shotgun sequence:
TGTTGCGTTcatcggtgctagatggcttcgccccatttgcttcACCTTGTTCACGTCTcttcccgcttaccttgggaaaatggatACCACTGCATCTACAAGCCGATCACTCCagtgtccctggaacggctatggtgctgcctcccgccatgctcttcccagagacctactagggtgcgcgcgccacccacgtctttattccagcattggcgcgaacctcggagaTGTTCCCCTCTACTaatgtcatgccatccgggtatatagcctgtactgttttgctagcttgttgagttagcaagggattggtctTAGCCGGTCTAatctactctgccgcttccatgctgccactggaagctttctctctgcccttcggggtaactgctaacctgggtacccactcctcaggggccctctgctttattgcAGGTGCCTTACAGTGTTCAGGTATTCGCTCTTCgtgggcctgctctccctgcctcggtgcctgtaccatcttcttcaacctggtggaattgcatacctacagcaaacatctagtgaataatctaactctcagtctatctcatccacagcagtgctttgctgggaaacctacatcggaatctccctataccaacgggttgagaagggctccctctgctgagggtgctgagactgctacatccaggctacctcactaccgccacctctgatGGCACACTtcaaagctgtataataaaagaactaactctgtgtttgtgcatcttgagtctagcccagtactgtggctcctcatggggctcctccccatgggcatggtcatttgccacagtacccaagaatccatccaaacactgcttaaccataacaatgACATGAACAAACTCAGCTTGCAAGAAATAGAGTTGAATCTGGTGCAGCTGGTGTAAGTAATAGAAGCTTGTTCACACTACTGAAGAACTGTGTGCATGCAAAGACACCCAATATGCATTCTGTACAAATCTTAGTTCCTTGCATTGTGCCTGCTCACACCTCCGTGGACTGCCACCTTTAAACTACTGCATGGACAGAATTGTGTCATACTTCTTGACTTTGCAAAGGCATTTCTTAGAGATATAAATGAACTTTTACATTTAAGTGTCACTTTTTCCTCACTCATTCCATGTAGCGTTTGCTAGTTGCAGGGCCATCCCACGACTGGTAACACTCACCCTAAAGCAATCTCGCGGCCTCTACTTCAGCATGCCTACCAAGCTCTTCGCAGTACATGCCACCAGAATAATCTGTTGCTGCCAGACCTCCTAGGCATGTGCAAGAGTGCACTCATGCTTTGTGAAAGCCCTGCGGCGGTGCTCTCTCTcagtgcctcctgatgacgtctgCCCTGCTGGGATATTTAAATATGGCCCCCACAGCCACACATTGCCTCAGTAACAGGATCTCCTGTTttctgcagtgcgtgttgctctaGCGATCTTGATCTTGCCTTATTCCAGTGTTCTAGCCTTACTTGCCATGTCAAGCCTGCCTTGTTCTCTCCAGTCCATCCTGTCCTAtcttgccttcagccttgcctcgtcccAGTCCCTCACTTGCCATCTgccagacctctgcttcagacCTCAACTATACATTTCTTGcttcctgccttgacccttggtctgactctggTATCTACCGACCATTGCCTGCCTTGAACCTTGGCCCAGTTGCAGACTTTCTAATTCCGACCACCCTGTGGGATTCTCGCCTATGTCCTTCTAGCCCCTGGAACTCAACTTGCAGGGAATGGGTTGATATACGTGAAGGTCAAGGCTTGTCCCAGGCTAGGACACATTCATCAGCTGCCAGTGTGTGCCTCCTACGCTGCACCAACGACTCCACAGCGCAAGGGCCCACAGCCATTGCACTCCAGAAAGGATGTTGTCTGTTCTTACGGTATCCCAAATTACTAAATACCCCTACATTGCAATGATACATAGAAATCCCCAGAGGACAGATGTTTGGTAAATAGTGTGCAAGGGACATATGCAGTAAGTGTGCACAGTGAAAATATATAAGgagctttattatttatttattttatttatttatttaaggagttttatataccgtcattcggaaatgTTAAAATAACGCCAccataatggtttacaagataGGTTAcagggaaatggggggggggggggggtttaacaaTGGTTATAAAGTACAAACTGTTATAAGGCTTAGGAAATAACATAAGTAATGATAAAGTTCAGTTTATGAGTTCTTTCTTATTTAAGAAGAGCATAGATGTGATTAATTTCAATTAGTCATGAGGCTGTGTTGGAGGATGGCGATGTTTAGATGATCCTTTGGATggattggtatgctttgttgaacaaccaagtttttaattcttttttaaaggtttttaggttttcttgaattcttagcTTAGTCGGGAGgaagttccatagttttgggctgccaagggagatggctctattttgggtggaggtgagttgatttgaatgTGTTGGTGGTATTTTTAGGAgtcctttgtttgctgacctcagGTTTCTACTTGGGGTATGTAGGTgtatgtaggggcttagccaatttttttGTTCTCCGTATATGATTTTATGTAAGATGGAaaggactttgtattcaatcctgtattttattggttgCCAATGGAGTGAAATaagggttggggtgatgtggtcatgctttttggctcctgtgaggattcttgcagctgcattctgtaggaTCTGGAGAGGACGAATGGTGTTTAGCGGTAAGTTGagaagtagagagttgcagtagtctatattggagaaaattagtaattgtagaactgttctgaagtcattattAAGAACAAATCACCCAAAACAGAGAAAACAGCAAGTACTCAACACAATTAGAGAGACGGATTTACACAGCCAGGTAGACTGAGTGATGACCAGACATCTGGTGAGCCCAACCTTCTTCCAGTTGTCTGACCGCCCCTCCCAATGTAAAGATCcagcggcgggggggggggggggggggtaaagtaCTGAACATCAACAAAATCTTCCTTTCCAACCCCAAATATAGTGATCAGCTGAAATCCCAGGATCAGTCCTTCCCCAGAGTCTAAACACCTCACCAGATCCACCATATCATCTTTCTCCAAAGGCTTGGCCAGTGCTGATCTGATTCATattaatttatacatttataaGGAAATTTACCAAACCACGTAATCATGTTAAAAAGCATACAGAGTGGATAAGACACCAGTTCACCTCATGCCTGATGCTCTCAACTTGGGATTTGGATTCCACATGCTCAGTACAAATGATAATGCTGGAGAATGTGACATAAGGACATTAGAggttccatgctgggtcagaccatgagCCTTCATATGCAACTATGCAGAGATTTTTCTACTAATTAATAAATACCCCTTATCCCTGCAAATGTCCCTGATcaagtcattgcagtgacagtcctcagcaAGGGACCATGCCCTGAGGCTTCTTACAGAACTCCACAACCGTAAACCCTGAATCCAACCACCGggtgtcacccttgagcaatAAGCATAACTCTCTCCTCCAGGGAACTGTGACTGCTTCAAGCCACATGTGCAGCTCTAGATGACCGAACCTGGAGACTGAACCAGGGagtttatttttcacttttaaaagAGAATCATCTCAAGCCCTGCTAGATACAGGAATCTCCTCTGTCTGATAAAATGCTCTGATTTATACAGCACATATTCTCCTAAACTACTTTCCTATGAGTTTCCTCAGTGCATTTTTTACCTCCTTATTTCTCAGAATGTAAATAAGGGGGTTCAGCATGGGGGTGAGAGTTGTGTAAAGCACAGACAGGATTTTACCCTGTTCCTGGGAGTATGTTGAGTTGGGTCTCAGATACATGCAAAATGCTGGCAAATAATATACGGAGACAACAGTGAGgtgagaggagcaggtggagaaagcTTTACGCTTCCCCTCTGCAGAGCGGATCCTCAGGATGGCTGAGATGATGTAGATGTAAGAAATGAGAGTcacaaggaaggcaggaactgaTATCAATGCAGCTGCAACAAACAATATAGTTTCTGTGATGGCCGTCTTGGTGCAGGAAAGCTTTAACAGTGGCATGAGCtcacagaagaaatgattgatcacATTAGAGCCACAGAATGAAAGGCGGGTGACAGAAGCTGTGATTGTCTCAGATGGTAGAAAGCCGATGATCCAGGAAGCAGCAGCCAGCAGCCCACACAGTCTCTGATTCATAATGAGGGAATAGCGCAAGGGGTCACAGATTGCTGTATAGCGGTCATAAGCCATGGCAGCAAGAATAAAGACTTCAGCATAGCCAAAACTAATAACGAATTGCAGCTGCAGAAAGCACCCAGCATAGGAAATAGTCTTATCCCCTGACAGGAGGATCCTCAGCAGTTTTGGGGTGATGGTGGAGGTGCAGcagatgtctgtgagagagaggttactgaggaagaagtacatgggggtgtgcaggcgaGGGTCAGCACAGGTCGCTGTGATAATCACAAGGTTCCCCAGCAGGGTGATCAGGTAGATGAGCAGGAAGACCAGGAAGAGGGGAACCTGCAGCTGGGGATTATCAGAAAGTCCCAGAATAATAAATTCTGTCACCGTCGTCATGTTTTCCATGTCTATTGGGTGTTCATAGATTTTATCCTAGGAGATAATAAATCATGAATGAAATGTATGTTAAGTACAAATGTAATGGAACATTATAGATGCTGTAATGTACTA
Protein-coding regions in this window:
- the LOC115078364 gene encoding olfactory receptor 5B21-like; the encoded protein is MENMTTVTEFIILGLSDNPQLQVPLFLVFLLIYLITLLGNLVIITATCADPRLHTPMYFFLSNLSLTDICCTSTITPKLLRILLSGDKTISYAGCFLQLQFVISFGYAEVFILAAMAYDRYTAICDPLRYSLIMNQRLCGLLAAASWIIGFLPSETITASVTRLSFCGSNVINHFFCELMPLLKLSCTKTAITETILFVAAALISVPAFLVTLISYIYIISAILRIRSAEGKRKAFSTCSSHLTVVSVYYLPAFCMYLRPNSTYSQEQGKILSVLYTTLTPMLNPLIYILRNKEVKNALRKLIGK